From the genome of Methanocaldococcus sp., one region includes:
- the ilvE gene encoding branched-chain-amino-acid transaminase, translated as MKIYLNGKFVEKEDAKISVFDHGLLYGDGVFEGIRAYDGVVFMLKEHIDRLYDSAKSICLDIPLTKEEMVNIVLDTLRVNKLRDAYIRLVVTRGVGDLGLDPRKCEKPTIFCIAIPMPPLLGEDGIRAITVSVRRLPVDVLNPAVKSLNYLNSVLAKIQANYAGVDEAFLLDDKGFVVEGTGDNIFIVKNGVLKTPPVYSSILKGITRDVVIKLAKDEGIEVVEEPLTLHDIYTADELFITGTAAEIVPVFEVDGRVINDRKVGEITKKLREKFKEIRTKWGIKVYDE; from the coding sequence ATGAAAATTTACTTAAACGGAAAATTTGTCGAGAAAGAAGATGCAAAAATTTCAGTATTTGATCACGGTTTGTTGTATGGAGATGGAGTATTTGAAGGAATTAGGGCATATGATGGCGTTGTTTTTATGTTAAAAGAACATATTGACAGATTGTATGACTCTGCAAAATCTATATGTCTTGACATTCCACTAACAAAAGAGGAAATGGTTAATATAGTTTTAGATACTTTGAGAGTTAATAAGTTAAGAGATGCATATATAAGGTTGGTAGTTACAAGAGGCGTAGGAGATTTAGGATTAGATCCAAGAAAATGTGAAAAACCCACTATTTTTTGTATAGCAATTCCTATGCCTCCATTATTAGGAGAGGATGGGATTAGAGCAATAACAGTTTCAGTTAGAAGATTACCAGTAGATGTTTTAAATCCCGCAGTTAAATCATTAAATTATTTAAATAGTGTGTTAGCAAAGATTCAGGCAAATTATGCAGGAGTTGATGAAGCATTTTTATTAGATGATAAAGGATTTGTAGTTGAGGGAACAGGAGATAACATTTTCATTGTTAAAAATGGCGTTTTAAAAACTCCACCAGTTTATTCAAGTATATTAAAAGGAATTACAAGAGATGTAGTTATAAAATTGGCAAAAGATGAAGGTATTGAAGTTGTTGAAGAACCATTAACATTACATGATATATATACTGCTGATGAACTCTTCATTACAGGAACAGCCGCGGAAATAGTTCCAGTATTTGAAGTTGACGGTAGAGTTATAAACGACAGAAAAGTAGGAGAAATAACTAAAAAACTAAGAGAAAAATTTAAAGAGATTAGAACAAAGTGGGGAATAAAAGTTTATGATGAATAA
- a CDS encoding valine--tRNA ligase, with amino-acid sequence MEMPKNYNIEIEKQIQKKWEESKIYKFDENSKKPPYIIDTPPPYPTGRLHLGHALNWTYMDIIARFKRMKGYNVLFPQGWDCHGLPTEVKVEEMYGITKSDIDRQKFRELCIKLTEENIEKMRKQIKSLGISIDWDREYITMTPEYIKKSQTAFVRMYKDGLIYRGKFPVNWCPRCQTAIAFAEVEYIERESKLNYIKFPSADGDEYIIIATTRPELMAACVAILVHPEDERYKDLIGKEFIVPLFGHKVKLLADKDVEKEFGTGAVMVCTFGDKTDVLWVNRHKLEIKKAIDEKGTLTEIAGKYKGLKTEEARKLIIEDLKKEGYLVKQETIKQNVGVCWRCKTPIEIIVTEQWFVNVKKLIPKVKEVANEIKWVPEHMKIRLLNWIEDMDWDWVISRQRIFATPIPVWYCKKCGNVVVAKEEDLPIDPTKTGYVCDKCGNRDLIPETDVLDTWMDSSITPMVITKWLDDNEFFEKHYPVQLRPQGHDIIRTWAFYTIVKSVALTGKKPWDEIVINGMVFGEDGHKMSKSRGNVVEPDEIIEKYGADALRLWASNSVIGDDVQFLWKEVDYGYRFLRKFWNACRFAKMHINDEIIEELKKPLDVKNPIDLWILSKLQKLIDRVNRDLENYRFNTIVEIYKFVWHEFCDNYIEMVKYRLYGNNEDDKKEARWTLYYVIDKLIRLLCPFAPHFADYIAEIYKIENLHFSFPEVDEKFLNEEIEKIGEIAKNTVISIRRFKSNKGMPLNAPLKYVEIYTEDEETYNALIKTANDIKGTLKIENLEIIKGKPDLEYRIVEIIPDKSKIGPEFKKNAKYVMDLIKNADEETLDKIINEGLNTEYGVIRKEHIKDVKRALFCEGEEVDSVDIENVLAVAVIRK; translated from the coding sequence ATGGAAATGCCTAAAAATTACAATATAGAAATTGAAAAACAAATACAGAAGAAATGGGAAGAAAGCAAAATTTACAAATTTGATGAAAATAGCAAAAAACCACCATACATTATTGACACTCCTCCACCATATCCTACTGGTAGATTACACTTAGGACACGCTCTAAATTGGACATATATGGATATAATTGCAAGATTTAAAAGAATGAAGGGCTATAATGTTTTGTTTCCACAAGGTTGGGATTGTCATGGACTTCCTACAGAGGTTAAAGTTGAAGAGATGTATGGAATAACAAAATCTGACATTGACAGACAAAAATTTAGAGAGTTATGTATAAAATTAACTGAAGAAAACATTGAAAAAATGAGAAAACAGATAAAATCTCTTGGAATATCTATTGATTGGGATAGAGAGTATATAACTATGACTCCTGAATACATTAAAAAGTCACAAACAGCTTTCGTTAGAATGTATAAAGATGGTTTAATTTATAGAGGGAAGTTTCCAGTAAATTGGTGTCCAAGATGTCAAACTGCAATAGCATTTGCTGAAGTTGAATACATTGAAAGGGAGAGTAAATTAAATTACATAAAATTCCCCAGTGCTGATGGAGATGAATATATAATTATAGCAACAACAAGACCTGAGCTTATGGCGGCATGTGTTGCTATATTAGTTCATCCAGAGGATGAGAGATATAAAGATTTAATTGGAAAAGAGTTTATAGTTCCATTATTTGGGCATAAGGTTAAACTGTTAGCAGATAAAGATGTTGAAAAAGAGTTTGGTACTGGAGCAGTTATGGTATGTACTTTTGGGGATAAAACAGATGTTCTGTGGGTAAATAGGCACAAATTGGAAATTAAAAAAGCAATTGACGAAAAAGGAACTTTAACTGAAATTGCTGGTAAATATAAAGGATTAAAAACAGAAGAAGCCAGAAAATTGATTATAGAAGATTTAAAGAAAGAAGGATATTTAGTTAAGCAAGAGACAATAAAGCAAAATGTTGGAGTTTGTTGGAGATGTAAAACTCCTATTGAAATTATAGTTACTGAACAGTGGTTCGTTAATGTTAAAAAATTAATTCCAAAAGTTAAAGAAGTTGCTAATGAGATTAAATGGGTTCCTGAACATATGAAAATTAGATTATTAAATTGGATTGAAGACATGGATTGGGATTGGGTTATAAGTAGGCAGAGAATATTTGCTACTCCTATTCCAGTATGGTATTGCAAAAAATGTGGAAATGTAGTAGTTGCTAAGGAAGAGGATTTACCAATAGACCCAACTAAAACAGGTTATGTATGTGATAAGTGCGGTAATAGAGATTTAATTCCTGAAACAGATGTTTTAGATACTTGGATGGATTCTTCAATAACACCAATGGTTATAACAAAGTGGTTAGATGATAATGAATTCTTTGAAAAACATTATCCTGTTCAACTAAGACCACAGGGGCATGATATTATTAGAACTTGGGCTTTCTATACAATAGTTAAGTCTGTTGCCTTAACTGGAAAAAAGCCATGGGATGAGATAGTTATAAATGGAATGGTGTTTGGAGAAGATGGGCATAAGATGAGTAAAAGTAGGGGTAATGTTGTAGAGCCAGATGAGATTATAGAAAAATATGGAGCAGACGCTTTAAGATTGTGGGCAAGTAATAGCGTTATTGGAGATGATGTCCAATTTTTATGGAAAGAAGTTGATTACGGTTATAGATTTTTAAGAAAGTTTTGGAATGCTTGTAGATTTGCTAAGATGCATATAAATGATGAGATTATTGAAGAGTTAAAAAAACCATTGGATGTAAAGAATCCAATAGATTTGTGGATTTTGAGCAAATTACAGAAGTTAATTGATAGAGTTAATAGAGATTTGGAGAATTATAGATTTAATACAATAGTAGAAATTTACAAGTTCGTATGGCATGAGTTTTGCGACAATTATATAGAGATGGTTAAATATAGATTGTATGGTAATAATGAGGATGATAAAAAAGAGGCAAGATGGACTCTATACTATGTAATAGACAAGTTAATAAGATTACTCTGTCCATTCGCTCCACACTTTGCAGATTATATAGCTGAGATTTATAAAATTGAGAATCTACACTTCTCATTCCCAGAGGTTGATGAGAAATTTTTAAATGAAGAAATAGAAAAAATTGGAGAAATAGCCAAAAATACTGTAATATCTATTAGAAGATTTAAATCCAATAAAGGAATGCCTTTAAATGCTCCATTAAAGTATGTTGAAATATATACAGAGGATGAAGAGACATACAATGCATTAATAAAAACAGCAAATGACATTAAAGGAACTTTAAAAATTGAAAACCTTGAAATAATAAAAGGTAAGCCAGATTTAGAGTATAGAATAGTTGAAATAATTCCTGATAAATCTAAAATAGGCCCAGAATTTAAAAAGAATGCTAAGTATGTTATGGATCTAATTAAAAATGCTGATGAGGAAACATTGGATAAGATAATAAATGAGGGATTAAATACTGAGTATGGAGTAATTAGAAAGGAACATATTAAGGATGTTAAGAGGGCATTATTCTGCGAAGGTGAGGAAGTAGATTCAGTAGATATTGAAAATGTATTGGCAGTAGCAGTTATTAGAAAATAA
- a CDS encoding cation diffusion facilitator family transporter: MNEKEKPIIVSIVGNIFLGVIKIIVGYIYSSISLISDGVHSLSDVLTSVLGYIGIKIASKPADKSHPLGHSRFEPLIAFLMGLALFFTACEIGKFAIERLFSKEVITVNIIMLTVVIISIISKELMTQYSLYVGKKLNSQILIADAYHHRSDVLSSIVVLIGLLLEKFGVSYGDAIAGIIVSIMIAKVSIEIIITSVKYLTGSSPPEDFYEIVKKEALSVDKVIGVHDIKAHYVGPKIYVELHVEVPSNITAKEMHDIEVEVKNRLEKLDNVEKAYVHVDIVD; this comes from the coding sequence ATGAATGAAAAAGAAAAGCCAATAATTGTGAGTATTGTTGGTAATATCTTTTTAGGAGTAATAAAAATAATAGTTGGTTATATATATTCGAGTATATCTTTAATCTCTGATGGAGTTCATTCTTTATCTGATGTTTTAACAAGTGTTTTAGGATATATTGGGATAAAAATTGCTTCAAAACCTGCTGATAAATCTCATCCATTAGGACATTCAAGATTTGAGCCATTAATAGCTTTTTTAATGGGTCTGGCGTTATTTTTTACTGCCTGCGAGATTGGTAAATTTGCAATTGAAAGACTTTTCAGTAAGGAAGTAATTACTGTCAATATTATAATGCTCACAGTGGTTATAATTTCAATAATATCTAAGGAGTTAATGACACAATATAGTTTATATGTAGGAAAAAAGTTAAATAGTCAAATATTAATTGCAGATGCCTATCACCATAGAAGTGATGTTCTAAGTAGTATAGTAGTTTTAATTGGTTTATTGTTGGAGAAATTTGGAGTAAGTTATGGTGATGCCATTGCTGGGATAATTGTTTCAATTATGATTGCTAAGGTTTCTATTGAAATAATTATAACCAGTGTTAAGTATTTAACTGGTTCTTCTCCTCCAGAGGATTTTTATGAGATTGTAAAAAAAGAGGCATTAAGTGTAGATAAGGTTATAGGAGTTCATGATATAAAAGCTCATTATGTAGGACCTAAAATCTATGTTGAATTACATGTAGAAGTGCCTTCAAATATAACTGCAAAGGAAATGCACGATATTGAGGTAGAAGTTAAAAATAGATTAGAAAAATTAGATAATGTTGAAAAGGCATATGTTCATGTTGATATTGTTGATTAA
- a CDS encoding MBL fold metallo-hydrolase yields the protein MIKILVDNTGYKKFFAQHGFSALIEINNKRILFDAGQNPIVLRENLKLFNEKEGFDYVVISHGHYDHTDGLKYIIENDLICGKVIIHKDAFLDKYSGNRYIGIDKEVKDYLLKKADLKIIEKPYKIDKDIIISGYIPREYEYEMEEFHCIKDGKKVKDEINDDMFLIANGVLITGCSHSGIINVVEYGKKLSEIKGVLGGFHLVSVSDNYLNKIVDYFKSQDFWIMPMHCTGFKALTKISQLNNFIYGHVGKVISV from the coding sequence ATGATTAAGATATTGGTTGATAACACAGGATATAAAAAATTTTTTGCTCAGCACGGCTTTTCTGCTTTAATTGAAATTAACAATAAAAGAATTCTGTTTGACGCTGGGCAAAACCCAATAGTTTTGAGAGAGAATTTAAAATTGTTCAATGAAAAAGAAGGTTTTGATTATGTAGTTATATCTCATGGACATTACGATCACACTGACGGTTTAAAATATATTATAGAGAACGATTTAATTTGTGGAAAGGTTATAATTCATAAGGACGCTTTTTTAGACAAATATTCTGGAAATAGATATATTGGAATAGATAAAGAAGTAAAGGATTATCTTCTAAAAAAAGCAGACCTAAAGATTATAGAGAAGCCATACAAAATAGACAAAGATATTATCATCTCTGGATACATTCCAAGAGAGTATGAGTATGAAATGGAAGAATTTCATTGTATTAAGGATGGAAAAAAAGTAAAAGATGAAATAAATGATGATATGTTTTTAATTGCTAATGGAGTTTTAATTACTGGCTGTTCTCACAGTGGAATAATAAATGTAGTTGAATATGGAAAAAAGTTGAGTGAAATTAAAGGAGTTTTAGGTGGTTTCCACTTAGTATCTGTTTCTGATAACTACTTAAATAAAATTGTAGATTACTTCAAATCACAAGATTTTTGGATTATGCCAATGCATTGCACTGGATTTAAGGCATTAACAAAAATATCTCAATTAAACAACTTCATCTATGGACATGTTGGAAAAGTTATCAGTGTTTAA
- the cofG gene encoding 7,8-didemethyl-8-hydroxy-5-deazariboflavin synthase subunit CofG, whose translation MISREMAINFLNAASVDDILNYINLINNNFKRKYVTYSKNVFIPLSKWCRNRCGYCIFREDKPSLMKPNEVKEILLRGDKLGCREALFTFGERVDENKDIKEQLKSLGYSNILEYLYDLEEWTLNNTSLLPHTNCGILDYEELKMLKDVNASMGLMLENASERLMNTISHKYSPGKDPKLRIEMIENAGKLKIPFTTGLLIGIGETNEEIVDSLFKIKEIHDKYKHIQEVIIQNFKPKKGILMENFKEPTPIKMLKVIILAKLILKDISIQIPPNLNRETGQLFLLAGVDDWGGVSPLTKDYVNPEAEWPEIEELRNMSEELGLKLKMRLPVYDKYISREWLSEKVYNKIIEMGWLKK comes from the coding sequence ATGATAAGTAGAGAGATGGCGATAAATTTTCTCAACGCTGCATCTGTTGATGATATATTGAATTATATAAATTTAATTAACAACAACTTCAAAAGAAAATATGTAACTTACTCAAAAAATGTATTTATTCCTCTTTCTAAGTGGTGTAGAAATAGATGTGGATATTGCATTTTTAGAGAAGATAAGCCAAGTTTAATGAAGCCGAATGAAGTTAAGGAAATCTTATTGAGAGGGGATAAGTTAGGTTGTAGAGAGGCGTTATTTACCTTTGGAGAGAGAGTAGATGAAAATAAAGATATTAAGGAACAGTTAAAATCTTTGGGTTATAGCAATATATTAGAATATCTTTACGATTTAGAAGAATGGACATTAAATAACACTTCTCTATTACCACACACTAACTGTGGAATTTTAGATTATGAAGAGTTAAAGATGCTTAAAGATGTTAATGCCTCTATGGGGTTAATGTTAGAAAACGCCTCAGAGAGGTTGATGAATACTATTTCCCATAAATACAGCCCGGGTAAAGATCCAAAGTTAAGAATAGAGATGATTGAAAATGCTGGAAAATTAAAAATTCCATTCACTACTGGATTATTAATTGGAATAGGAGAAACTAATGAGGAAATTGTAGATTCTCTATTTAAGATAAAAGAAATCCATGATAAATATAAGCATATTCAAGAAGTTATAATTCAAAACTTCAAACCTAAGAAAGGCATTTTAATGGAAAATTTTAAGGAGCCAACACCTATAAAAATGTTGAAGGTTATAATTTTAGCAAAGTTGATTTTAAAAGATATCTCTATTCAGATTCCTCCAAATTTAAATAGAGAGACGGGACAGTTATTTTTATTGGCAGGAGTGGATGATTGGGGAGGTGTCTCTCCACTAACAAAGGATTATGTAAATCCAGAAGCAGAGTGGCCAGAAATAGAGGAATTAAGAAATATGAGTGAAGAGTTAGGATTAAAGTTAAAGATGAGATTGCCTGTCTATGATAAGTATATAAGTAGAGAGTGGTTGAGTGAAAAAGTTTATAATAAAATTATTGAGATGGGGTGGTTAAAGAAATAG
- the eif1A gene encoding translation initiation factor eIF-1A: MAEQQEQQIRVRLPKKEENEILGIIEQMLGASRVRVRCLDGKTRLGRIPGRLKKKIWVREGDIVIIKPWVVQGDKKCDIIWRYTKTQVEWLKRKGYLDEIL, encoded by the coding sequence ATGGCAGAGCAACAAGAACAACAAATTAGAGTAAGATTACCAAAAAAAGAAGAGAATGAAATATTAGGAATTATAGAGCAAATGTTAGGAGCAAGTAGAGTAAGAGTTAGATGTTTAGATGGAAAAACAAGATTGGGTAGAATTCCCGGAAGATTAAAGAAAAAGATTTGGGTTAGAGAGGGAGATATTGTTATAATAAAACCATGGGTAGTTCAAGGAGATAAAAAGTGTGACATAATTTGGAGATACACAAAAACACAAGTTGAATGGCTTAAAAGAAAAGGTTACTTAGATGAGATATTATAA
- a CDS encoding serine protein kinase RIO — protein MRYYKKVMNIKDLDFKVKDIDKEIYELNKLLSEKEEFQLDREYQKEILEKERKFLEDLKTANEVFDKRTLMTLFSLLAGKHLTEYIGIVNSGKEAVVFKARKGKFYRAVKVYRVSTCDFKTMSKYIQGDPRFHLRKSSRRQIIHAWVEKEFRNLRRASEIINAPKARLRRENVLVMDFVGYRGIPAPKLKELQDLDWERYYKIIRDSMKKLYEEGELIHGDLSEYNILVKDDEPVFIDFSQSVITQHPLAHPLLIRDCINICNFFRRKKVNCNYKELYKYITGNDINPVDEAMIKQL, from the coding sequence ATGAGATATTATAAAAAGGTGATGAATATAAAAGATTTAGATTTTAAAGTTAAAGATATTGACAAAGAAATTTATGAATTGAATAAATTACTATCTGAAAAGGAAGAGTTTCAATTAGATAGAGAATATCAAAAAGAAATCTTAGAAAAAGAAAGAAAGTTTTTAGAAGATTTAAAAACAGCCAATGAAGTTTTTGATAAAAGAACTCTTATGACATTATTTAGTTTATTGGCAGGAAAACATTTAACAGAGTATATAGGAATAGTAAATTCAGGAAAAGAGGCTGTTGTATTTAAAGCCAGAAAAGGGAAGTTTTATAGGGCTGTTAAAGTTTATAGAGTTTCTACCTGTGATTTTAAAACTATGAGTAAGTATATACAAGGTGATCCAAGATTTCATTTGAGAAAGAGTAGTAGGAGGCAAATTATACACGCGTGGGTAGAAAAAGAATTTAGAAATTTGAGAAGGGCTTCTGAAATTATAAATGCTCCTAAGGCGAGATTGAGGAGGGAGAATGTTTTAGTTATGGATTTTGTTGGATACAGGGGAATTCCTGCTCCAAAACTTAAAGAACTTCAAGATTTAGATTGGGAGAGATACTATAAAATTATAAGAGATAGTATGAAAAAACTTTATGAAGAGGGAGAGTTAATTCATGGAGATCTAAGTGAATATAATATTTTAGTAAAAGATGACGAGCCAGTTTTTATAGATTTTTCTCAGAGTGTTATAACTCAACATCCTTTGGCTCATCCTTTACTTATAAGAGATTGCATAAACATCTGTAATTTTTTTAGAAGAAAGAAAGTTAATTGTAATTATAAAGAGTTATATAAGTATATTACAGGAAATGATATAAATCCAGTTGATGAAGCGATGATTAAGCAGTTGTAA
- a CDS encoding KH domain-containing protein, with the protein MVFKNIDQDNNIEILKIPRERVGVLIGKKGSVKKTIEKELGVKLEIDEDGTVTIYGTDKQKDPLAVWKAKDIVRAIGRGFNPEIALKLVSDEYVLEVIDIEDYAGSEKSLRRLKGRVIGKEGKSRKYIEELTESNVSVYGKTVSIVGEHDSVQIAKEAVEMLLRGASHAKTFKFLERERQKIKKTKFELWKKKSEVDELYEKMNQNYYDYENEDFEK; encoded by the coding sequence ATGGTGTTTAAAAATATTGACCAAGATAATAATATTGAGATTTTAAAAATCCCAAGAGAAAGAGTTGGTGTTTTAATCGGCAAAAAGGGAAGTGTTAAAAAAACAATTGAAAAAGAGTTGGGAGTTAAATTAGAAATAGATGAAGATGGAACTGTAACTATTTACGGAACTGATAAGCAAAAGGATCCATTAGCTGTTTGGAAGGCTAAGGATATTGTTAGAGCAATTGGAAGGGGATTTAACCCAGAAATCGCTTTAAAATTAGTTAGTGATGAGTATGTTTTAGAAGTTATAGATATAGAAGATTATGCAGGCTCAGAGAAGAGTTTAAGGAGATTAAAAGGAAGAGTTATTGGTAAAGAAGGAAAATCAAGAAAATATATTGAGGAATTAACTGAATCAAATGTCTCTGTTTATGGAAAAACTGTTTCAATAGTTGGAGAGCACGACTCTGTGCAAATAGCAAAAGAGGCTGTTGAAATGCTTTTAAGAGGTGCATCTCACGCAAAAACTTTTAAATTCTTAGAAAGAGAGAGACAAAAAATTAAAAAAACTAAATTTGAGTTATGGAAGAAAAAAAGTGAAGTTGATGAATTGTATGAAAAAATGAATCAAAATTATTATGATTATGAAAATGAAGATTTTGAAAAATAA
- the hypB gene encoding hydrogenase nickel incorporation protein HypB translates to MHIVGVLDIAKDILKANKRLADKNRKLLNKHNVVAFDFMGAIGSGKTLLIEKLIENLKDKYRIACIAGDVIAKFDADRMKKHGVEVVPLNTGKECHLDAHLVGHALEDLNLENIDLLFIENVGNLICPADFDLGTHKRIVIVSTTEGDDTIEKHPGIMKTADLIIINKIDLADAVGVDLKKMENDAKRINPDAEVILLSLKTMEGFDKVLEFIENSIKEVKESNKS, encoded by the coding sequence ATGCATATTGTTGGAGTTTTAGATATTGCAAAGGATATATTAAAGGCAAATAAAAGATTAGCAGACAAAAATAGAAAACTTTTAAATAAACATAATGTTGTTGCCTTTGACTTTATGGGGGCAATAGGTAGTGGTAAAACATTATTAATTGAAAAATTAATTGAAAATTTAAAGGATAAATATAGAATTGCATGTATTGCAGGAGATGTTATAGCAAAATTTGACGCTGATAGAATGAAAAAGCATGGAGTTGAGGTAGTTCCATTAAATACTGGTAAAGAGTGCCACTTAGATGCTCACTTAGTAGGGCATGCATTAGAGGATTTAAATTTAGAGAATATAGATTTATTGTTTATTGAAAATGTAGGAAACTTAATCTGTCCAGCAGATTTCGATTTAGGAACTCACAAAAGAATTGTAATTGTTTCAACAACTGAGGGAGACGATACAATAGAGAAACATCCGGGAATTATGAAAACTGCTGATTTAATAATAATTAATAAAATTGATTTGGCAGATGCTGTTGGGGTAGATTTAAAAAAGATGGAAAATGATGCTAAAAGAATTAATCCAGACGCAGAAGTTATTTTATTAAGTCTAAAAACTATGGAAGGATTTGATAAAGTTTTAGAGTTTATTGAAAATAGTATTAAAGAGGTTAAAGAATCTAATAAATCATAA
- a CDS encoding sulfite exporter TauE/SafE family protein, which produces MIIMMDILLFIPLFIILGFIIGILASLCGLGGGFLVAPILVIVFNYLGIPNGIKFAIGTSLFVVFINSIVSFIRHMKHYENFNIEWKSIIALGITGLVFSKLSSFLVVNYINTYILKKLFGIFLITIGIYLVKSEENRDNYKFYNGSIVHFIVCGVIAGSLAGLFGIGGGITIIPIMSLFKYPIKRVIKITISVVPLISIGGVITYLTANTQNYIYNVGYVSIPIALITVAPIIYSSKLGLHIHQKISPRYLRIILGIILGGVGLVMIY; this is translated from the coding sequence ATGATAATTATGATGGATATACTGTTATTTATACCCTTGTTTATAATTTTAGGGTTTATAATTGGGATTTTAGCAAGTTTATGTGGTTTAGGGGGAGGTTTTTTAGTTGCTCCAATTTTAGTAATAGTTTTTAATTATTTAGGAATCCCTAATGGTATAAAATTTGCTATAGGAACATCTCTATTTGTTGTTTTTATAAATTCCATTGTATCATTTATTAGACATATGAAACATTATGAAAATTTTAATATCGAGTGGAAATCTATAATTGCATTAGGAATTACAGGATTAGTTTTTTCAAAACTTAGTAGTTTTTTAGTTGTTAATTATATCAACACTTACATCCTAAAAAAACTCTTTGGAATTTTTTTAATAACAATTGGTATATATTTAGTAAAATCAGAAGAAAATAGAGATAATTACAAATTTTATAATGGAAGTATTGTTCATTTTATTGTTTGTGGGGTTATTGCTGGTTCATTGGCAGGTTTATTTGGTATCGGCGGAGGTATAACCATTATTCCAATAATGTCTTTATTTAAATATCCAATTAAAAGAGTAATAAAAATTACAATAAGTGTAGTCCCATTAATTTCAATTGGTGGAGTAATTACATACTTAACGGCAAACACTCAAAATTATATTTATAATGTTGGCTATGTGTCAATACCAATAGCATTAATTACAGTAGCTCCAATAATATACTCCTCAAAATTAGGATTACATATTCATCAAAAAATTTCTCCAAGATATTTAAGAATAATTCTTGGCATCATATTAGGAGGAGTAGGATTAGTTATGATTTATTAG
- a CDS encoding DUF63 family protein, with amino-acid sequence MIEEIKNFIYKYYIYPAEYGTGYNIIQEITYGTILALALYLFYKALRKLNVNIDEKFAIPGIIFSVLIALMRALVDCGYIERSFLTITPGIIFLIGGFFILTILTSRIVFKENYYKISAIVGLIPLLYFIFIFLQHLKHFEVILYIIILVGFFYYLIKYLDKILKLNIFQSKIDSYVIIGQLIDASATTIGIGLYGYWEQHPIPRFLMEHFGVYAFIPFKLLVVLVILYILNKEVDDINIRNIIKLCIMALGLAPGLRDLFRMVMGV; translated from the coding sequence ATGATAGAGGAAATAAAAAATTTTATTTACAAATATTATATTTATCCAGCAGAATATGGAACTGGCTATAATATAATCCAAGAGATAACTTATGGAACTATTTTAGCATTGGCATTGTATTTATTTTATAAAGCTTTGAGAAAGTTAAATGTAAATATAGATGAAAAGTTTGCAATTCCAGGAATTATATTTTCAGTATTAATTGCCTTAATGAGGGCATTAGTTGATTGTGGATACATTGAAAGAAGTTTTTTAACAATAACACCTGGAATTATTTTTTTAATTGGTGGATTTTTTATATTAACTATTTTAACTTCAAGAATTGTTTTTAAAGAGAACTATTATAAGATTTCAGCAATAGTTGGGTTAATTCCTTTATTATATTTTATTTTCATATTTTTACAACATCTTAAACATTTTGAAGTAATTTTATATATTATAATTTTAGTAGGATTCTTTTATTATTTAATTAAATATTTAGATAAAATATTAAAATTAAATATTTTTCAATCAAAAATTGACAGCTATGTTATAATAGGGCAGTTAATTGATGCATCAGCCACAACAATAGGAATTGGACTTTATGGTTACTGGGAACAACATCCAATACCAAGATTTTTAATGGAACACTTTGGAGTTTATGCCTTTATTCCTTTTAAACTTTTGGTAGTTTTAGTAATTTTATATATTTTAAATAAAGAAGTTGATGACATAAATATAAGGAATATTATAAAACTTTGTATAATGGCTCTTGGATTAGCCCCAGGACTTAGAGATTTATTTAGAATGGTTATGGGTGTTTAA